Proteins encoded by one window of Marixanthomonas sp. SCSIO 43207:
- a CDS encoding Crp/Fnr family transcriptional regulator, producing MIHHNILFDYGAQSLELSANDVIFSENQRALFYYQVMNGTVKMFNLNDDGKEFVQGMFTDGESFGEPPLFGEFSYPASAIAVSDSKVIRLSKEQFFALLKDNTDIHLQFTATLSRRLSYKAMIMKEISVYPPEHRILTVIDFLKQKDGNPSNYQVELTRQQLADLTGLRVETVIRTVKQLESNQDIKIINRKIYR from the coding sequence ATGATTCATCACAACATTCTTTTTGATTACGGAGCTCAATCGCTAGAACTCAGTGCTAATGACGTGATATTTTCTGAAAATCAACGTGCTCTGTTTTACTATCAAGTAATGAATGGAACGGTAAAAATGTTCAACCTCAACGATGACGGTAAGGAGTTTGTACAAGGTATGTTTACCGATGGTGAAAGTTTTGGCGAACCGCCTTTATTTGGTGAATTCTCCTATCCGGCTTCAGCAATTGCTGTTTCAGATTCTAAAGTGATTCGCTTAAGTAAAGAACAATTTTTTGCGTTGCTCAAAGACAACACAGACATCCATCTTCAATTTACGGCTACCTTGTCACGTAGATTAAGCTACAAAGCCATGATTATGAAAGAAATATCTGTTTACCCGCCAGAGCATCGCATTTTGACGGTTATAGACTTTTTAAAACAAAAAGATGGCAACCCATCAAACTATCAAGTAGAACTCACCAGACAACAACTGGCAGACCTTACCGGTTTGCGAGTAGAAACAGTTATACGAACGGTAAAACAACTGGAAAGCAACCAAGACATTAAAATAATCAATAGAAAAATTTATAGATAA
- a CDS encoding sodium:solute symporter, which translates to MQQIDWIVLIGTLVFIVLYGTWKTRKNKTVDDYLKGGNDANWWTIGLSVMATQASAITFLSTPGQAFHDGMGFVQFYFGLPIAMIIICWVFIPIYHRLKVYTAYEYLESRFDLKTRTLTAILFLIQRGLAAGITIFAPAIILSAVLGWNLHYLIIGIGTLVIIYTVSGGTKAVSVTQKQQMAIIFAGMFIAFLLILNYLPLDISFTNALEIAGANGKLDVLDFSFDFKNRYTFWSGIIGGTFLALSYFGTDQSQVQRYLSGRSLRQSQMGLIMNGLLKVPMQFFILLVGVMVFVFYQFNASPLHFNPAAVKDVKESAYASNYEALEAEKQSLDKQLNEKQIAYSVTEDASEKETLLEEIKIINVTEEELREQSRGLIKKANPEAETNDKDYVFIHFILNNLPRGLIGLLLAVILSAAMSSTASELNALGSTTTIDLYKRNTPGKDEKHYMHASKWFTLLWGVVAIGVASVANLFENLIELVNIIGSIFYGNVLGIFLLAFFVRFVKSKATFIAAIITQLIIVYMWSVDAMPYLWLNLVGCALVMGIAVLLQTVLPNAEKPSKETD; encoded by the coding sequence ATGCAGCAGATTGATTGGATTGTCCTTATTGGAACCCTTGTTTTTATAGTGCTGTATGGTACTTGGAAAACCCGCAAAAACAAAACAGTAGACGATTACTTAAAAGGCGGTAACGATGCCAATTGGTGGACCATCGGGTTGAGTGTGATGGCCACACAAGCGAGTGCCATTACCTTTTTGTCAACCCCGGGGCAAGCCTTTCACGATGGAATGGGCTTTGTGCAGTTTTACTTTGGGTTGCCTATTGCCATGATTATTATATGCTGGGTGTTTATTCCTATTTATCACAGGTTAAAAGTGTATACGGCTTATGAATATTTAGAAAGCCGTTTTGATCTTAAAACACGTACCCTTACCGCTATCTTATTTTTAATACAACGTGGTTTGGCAGCTGGGATTACTATTTTTGCACCGGCTATTATCTTATCTGCGGTCTTGGGTTGGAATTTGCATTACCTCATCATCGGGATAGGTACACTGGTGATTATCTATACCGTAAGCGGCGGCACCAAAGCTGTAAGCGTTACCCAAAAACAACAAATGGCTATCATTTTTGCCGGGATGTTTATTGCCTTTTTATTGATACTTAATTACCTACCGCTGGATATATCGTTTACTAATGCGCTAGAGATTGCCGGCGCCAACGGAAAACTGGATGTGCTCGATTTTTCATTCGATTTTAAAAACCGATACACATTCTGGAGTGGTATTATTGGCGGTACCTTCTTGGCCCTCTCCTATTTTGGTACCGATCAAAGCCAAGTGCAACGGTATTTATCAGGACGCTCCTTACGTCAGAGTCAGATGGGGTTAATCATGAATGGGCTGTTAAAAGTACCTATGCAGTTTTTTATTCTCTTAGTTGGGGTTATGGTGTTTGTGTTTTATCAATTTAATGCCTCGCCATTGCATTTTAATCCGGCAGCAGTAAAGGATGTAAAAGAATCTGCTTATGCTTCCAATTATGAAGCGCTAGAAGCCGAAAAGCAAAGCTTAGACAAACAACTCAACGAAAAGCAAATTGCCTATTCTGTAACAGAAGATGCTTCAGAAAAAGAAACGTTACTTGAAGAAATTAAAATAATAAATGTCACGGAAGAGGAACTAAGAGAACAGTCACGAGGGTTAATTAAAAAAGCCAACCCAGAAGCCGAAACCAACGATAAAGATTACGTTTTTATTCACTTTATCTTAAACAACTTGCCTAGAGGGTTAATTGGCTTGTTATTGGCGGTTATTTTAAGTGCTGCTATGTCTTCAACCGCATCAGAATTAAACGCCTTGGGGTCTACCACTACAATAGATTTATACAAACGTAACACCCCGGGGAAAGATGAAAAACATTATATGCACGCTTCTAAGTGGTTTACCTTGCTCTGGGGTGTCGTTGCCATTGGGGTAGCCAGTGTGGCAAACTTATTTGAAAACTTGATAGAATTGGTCAACATTATCGGTTCTATTTTCTATGGAAATGTACTAGGTATTTTCTTGTTGGCATTTTTTGTTCGGTTTGTAAAAAGCAAAGCCACTTTTATTGCTGCTATCATCACGCAACTCATTATTGTATATATGTGGTCGGTAGATGCAATGCCCTACTTATGGTTAAACCTGGTAGGCTGTGCGTTGGTAATGGGGATAGCGGTGTTGTTGCAAACGGTGTTACCGAATGCTGAAAAACCATCAAAAGAAACCGATTAA
- a CDS encoding alpha/beta hydrolase-fold protein, with the protein MVKEFIPALENQYRTNGAKLVFGHSSGGWTALWLQLMYQDTFSGAWASAPDQVDFRNWQGENIYTDTNLYYAPNGSLLADITMGGGYPIIAAKDMYQVEHVVYRGEQIHSFDAVFSSRDADGEIIRLVDAATGTINPEALPLFKRYDLSHQITTNWETYKDVVNNNIRISIGKQDNFHLHKAVHLLDDALKKRNSTITIDYYPGDHFTVYTPQYKEDGQRFLDKQYQAWQQENK; encoded by the coding sequence TTGGTAAAAGAATTTATCCCTGCGCTTGAAAATCAATACCGCACCAATGGCGCCAAATTGGTGTTTGGGCACAGCAGTGGCGGTTGGACAGCTTTATGGCTTCAGCTTATGTATCAAGATACCTTCTCAGGAGCTTGGGCAAGCGCACCCGATCAAGTAGATTTCAGAAATTGGCAAGGCGAAAACATCTATACCGATACAAATTTATACTACGCTCCCAATGGTTCGCTACTAGCCGATATCACAATGGGAGGCGGTTACCCGATTATTGCTGCCAAAGATATGTATCAAGTAGAACACGTAGTATATCGCGGCGAACAGATTCATTCATTTGATGCTGTTTTCAGCAGTCGGGATGCCGATGGGGAGATTATACGCTTGGTAGATGCAGCAACCGGAACCATCAATCCCGAGGCGCTTCCGTTATTTAAACGCTACGATCTTTCGCATCAAATTACTACCAATTGGGAAACCTATAAAGATGTTGTCAATAACAACATTCGTATTTCCATAGGCAAACAAGATAACTTTCACCTGCATAAAGCCGTACACTTACTTGATGATGCATTAAAAAAACGAAATTCAACCATTACGATTGACTATTACCCGGGTGATCACTTTACCGTATATACCCCGCAGTATAAAGAAGATGGACAACGCTTTTTGGACAAACAATACCAAGCGTGGCAACAGGAAAACAAGTAA
- a CDS encoding geranylgeranylglycerol-phosphate geranylgeranyltransferase has protein sequence MVLNYLKLIRPINLLLIVLVQLLIKYALFNPFEAFTTLSDSQFLLLVLATICIAAGGNVCNDLYDVAIDRINKPSKVIVGNSISEKKASIFYVVTTSAGVLLGFYLANIIGKPAYVTLFIGIAALLYVYATYLKTMLLIGNILVAVLVAMSLLIVGIFDLIPATSASNQAAQWAVFKIVVHYALFACILNFIRELVKDLQDINGDKNGGKNTLAISIGRSRATNVVFVLGALLTLGVIYYMYEVLYAHTWAVLYFLFLVVAPLLLFCIKSFEAEKPKDYKLLSILLKLTMLTGICSMLLYPFVIL, from the coding sequence ATGGTATTAAACTATCTTAAACTCATAAGGCCTATTAACCTACTGTTAATAGTACTTGTTCAGTTGCTTATTAAATACGCTTTGTTCAATCCATTTGAGGCTTTTACAACACTTAGCGACAGTCAGTTTTTACTATTGGTCTTAGCTACTATTTGTATTGCTGCCGGAGGCAATGTTTGTAACGATCTGTATGATGTAGCCATTGATCGCATTAATAAACCTTCAAAAGTTATAGTAGGCAATTCTATTTCTGAAAAAAAAGCAAGTATATTTTATGTAGTAACCACCTCAGCAGGTGTTTTACTCGGGTTTTATTTAGCCAATATCATTGGTAAACCGGCTTACGTTACTCTTTTTATTGGTATTGCAGCTTTGTTATATGTATATGCAACCTATTTAAAAACAATGCTTTTAATAGGAAACATTTTAGTAGCGGTATTGGTTGCTATGAGTTTACTTATAGTAGGTATTTTTGATTTAATTCCTGCTACCTCGGCTTCCAATCAAGCCGCCCAATGGGCTGTTTTTAAAATAGTGGTACACTATGCCTTATTTGCTTGCATTCTCAACTTTATACGTGAGTTGGTTAAAGACTTGCAAGATATTAACGGCGATAAAAATGGTGGTAAAAATACATTGGCTATCAGCATTGGCAGATCAAGAGCTACAAACGTAGTTTTCGTCTTGGGTGCCTTGTTAACGCTCGGCGTTATTTATTATATGTATGAGGTTTTATATGCTCATACTTGGGCTGTTTTGTATTTTTTATTCTTGGTTGTGGCTCCTCTCCTATTGTTTTGTATTAAATCGTTTGAAGCCGAAAAGCCTAAAGATTACAAGCTGCTATCTATTTTACTTAAACTAACGATGCTTACTGGTATTTGTTCTATGTTGTTGTATCCTTTTGTAATTTTATAA
- a CDS encoding mechanosensitive ion channel domain-containing protein: MNLEFYIPQIIKSILVLLIFLILRYMSIQVIKRYAKKFERLEHRTGLIIKHVDFAIIFFVILFFTLIWGVQIKDLGLVMSSVFAVIGVGFFAQWSILSNITSGIIMFFTFPYKIGDYIKIHDKEFPYEGMIEDIKSFHIIVRTKDNDVITYPNSMMLQKGVTVIKAEEYHESIQEEEGQNKNLTDHGTD, translated from the coding sequence ATGAACCTAGAGTTTTATATCCCTCAAATTATAAAATCCATATTGGTACTGCTTATCTTTTTGATACTGCGGTATATGTCTATTCAAGTAATAAAACGATATGCCAAAAAGTTTGAACGCCTAGAGCATCGCACAGGTTTAATCATTAAGCACGTAGATTTTGCTATAATCTTTTTTGTAATCCTATTCTTTACATTAATCTGGGGAGTACAGATTAAAGATTTAGGCCTTGTTATGTCATCGGTTTTTGCTGTAATTGGTGTGGGCTTTTTTGCCCAATGGTCTATTTTAAGCAACATCACCAGTGGTATTATTATGTTTTTTACCTTTCCGTATAAAATAGGTGACTATATTAAAATACATGATAAAGAGTTTCCGTATGAGGGAATGATAGAAGACATTAAAAGCTTTCATATCATTGTACGTACCAAAGACAATGATGTGATTACTTACCCAAACAGTATGATGCTACAGAAAGGAGTAACAGTAATTAAAGCTGAAGAATATCACGAGTCCATTCAAGAAGAGGAAGGACAAAATAAAAACCTTACCGATCACGGTACAGACTAG
- a CDS encoding PIG-L family deacetylase: MRNFFRVLFLISISFTASIAQQPQKPTASEIYHNLKKLNFLGAAMYVAAHPDDENTRLISYLVNDVHARTAYLSLTRGDGGQNLIGPEIRELLGVIRTQELQEARRTDGGQQLFTRANDFGYSKHPDETMAIWNKEEVLSDVVRAIRKFKPDVIINRFDHRSPGTTHGHHTASAMLSVEAFDMINNPAQFPKTAKTYGTWQPKRLFFNTSWWFYGSKEKFDQADKSNLVSVQTGNYFPALGLSNGEIASLSRSKHKSQGFGATGTRGNETEWLEFLKGDFEQGNNNLFDGIDTSWSRIEGGETIGGILYPLEENFDFQDPTRMLRPLLQAYELVQQLKDDHWRTIKTKQLEQLIIDCGGVFIEAVAETNAINPGDQYKVTFEAINRSNFPVVLQSVTTPSGATIVNENTTLAPNEKHTFEATLTSESTRNSGPYWLREKGSLGMYKAPDAMINKPETPAPEQVIFNLAMSRSTLPVARNVVYKYNDPVKGEVYQPLEVLPAVTSTIAEKVVIFSSRDEQSIPVTIKAGRDNVSGTVQLNHPTGWKVSPAQPSFTISNKGDEQTIVFTVTPPKEQSEGYLKPLVTMGDQFFDSELHTIDYDHIPYQRVLLPSETKVVRIDIDKEGESIGYIAGAGDAIPESLRQIGYQVTPISPSAISYKTLKKFDAVVVGIRAYNTVPELAFKQAALNTYVQEGGTLVLQYNTSHRLVTEELAPYSLSLSRDRVTDELSDVTFLAPDHPVLNTPNTITQADFTGWVQERGLYFPNQWAPKFVPILGMHDKDEPQTKGSLLVAEYGKGYYIYTGLSFFRELPAGVPGAYRLFANILSLGN, encoded by the coding sequence ATGCGCAACTTTTTTAGGGTACTTTTTTTAATAAGTATCAGCTTCACTGCCTCTATCGCTCAACAACCTCAAAAACCTACCGCTTCTGAAATTTACCACAACCTCAAAAAGCTTAACTTTCTAGGGGCTGCTATGTATGTCGCTGCGCATCCCGACGATGAAAACACACGATTAATTTCTTATTTGGTAAATGATGTACATGCGCGCACAGCCTATTTATCACTTACTCGAGGTGATGGGGGGCAAAATCTTATTGGTCCCGAGATACGAGAATTACTTGGTGTAATACGTACACAAGAATTACAAGAAGCACGTCGCACCGATGGCGGCCAACAGCTTTTTACACGCGCCAATGATTTTGGGTATTCTAAGCATCCAGATGAAACTATGGCTATTTGGAACAAAGAAGAGGTGTTAAGCGATGTTGTACGCGCCATTCGTAAATTTAAACCCGATGTTATCATCAACCGCTTTGACCATCGCAGTCCGGGTACTACGCACGGCCACCACACCGCCTCTGCTATGTTGAGCGTAGAAGCGTTTGATATGATTAACAATCCTGCACAGTTTCCTAAAACCGCAAAAACCTATGGTACTTGGCAACCTAAGCGATTATTTTTTAACACCAGCTGGTGGTTTTATGGTAGTAAAGAAAAGTTTGATCAGGCCGATAAAAGCAATCTAGTCTCTGTACAAACCGGTAATTACTTTCCGGCTTTAGGTCTTTCAAACGGTGAGATAGCCTCGCTAAGCCGAAGCAAGCACAAGTCGCAAGGTTTTGGCGCCACAGGAACGCGTGGTAACGAAACCGAGTGGCTGGAGTTTTTAAAAGGTGATTTTGAACAAGGGAATAACAATCTTTTTGATGGTATTGACACGTCGTGGTCACGTATTGAAGGTGGTGAAACCATTGGTGGTATTTTATATCCGCTTGAAGAAAATTTTGATTTTCAAGATCCCACCCGTATGCTACGACCCTTATTACAAGCGTATGAGTTGGTACAACAACTTAAAGACGATCATTGGCGCACCATTAAAACCAAACAACTGGAACAACTTATCATCGATTGTGGGGGTGTGTTTATAGAAGCTGTAGCCGAAACCAACGCTATTAATCCCGGTGATCAATACAAGGTAACATTTGAAGCCATTAACCGAAGCAACTTCCCGGTGGTGTTACAATCGGTTACTACGCCCTCTGGAGCTACTATTGTAAATGAGAACACAACCTTAGCTCCTAATGAAAAGCATACATTTGAAGCCACCCTTACTTCTGAAAGCACACGTAATTCAGGTCCGTATTGGTTGCGTGAAAAAGGATCTTTAGGTATGTATAAAGCCCCAGATGCTATGATTAACAAACCGGAAACCCCGGCTCCCGAACAAGTGATATTCAACCTTGCCATGAGTCGTAGTACACTTCCGGTAGCTCGCAATGTAGTTTACAAATACAATGACCCCGTAAAAGGTGAAGTATATCAACCGCTAGAGGTGTTACCGGCAGTAACTTCTACCATTGCGGAAAAGGTTGTTATTTTTTCTTCTAGAGATGAACAATCCATTCCGGTGACTATCAAAGCGGGACGCGATAACGTATCGGGTACGGTACAGCTTAACCATCCTACAGGCTGGAAGGTGTCACCTGCTCAACCTAGTTTTACAATTTCAAATAAGGGCGATGAGCAAACCATTGTGTTTACCGTAACCCCACCCAAAGAACAAAGCGAAGGGTATTTAAAGCCTTTGGTAACTATGGGCGATCAGTTTTTTGATTCAGAATTACATACTATTGATTATGATCACATACCGTATCAACGGGTGTTATTACCTTCTGAAACTAAAGTAGTACGTATAGATATTGATAAAGAAGGTGAATCTATTGGTTATATTGCCGGTGCCGGTGATGCCATTCCGGAGAGCTTACGACAAATAGGATACCAAGTTACCCCTATTTCACCGTCGGCTATTTCTTATAAAACCTTAAAGAAGTTTGATGCTGTAGTTGTGGGAATTCGTGCTTATAATACTGTACCTGAGTTGGCTTTTAAACAAGCTGCGCTCAACACGTATGTACAAGAAGGCGGCACCTTGGTTTTACAATACAACACCAGTCACCGTTTGGTTACAGAAGAGCTAGCTCCTTATTCTTTATCGCTATCTCGTGACCGAGTGACCGATGAGTTGAGTGATGTTACGTTCTTAGCTCCAGATCATCCGGTATTGAATACACCCAATACTATTACACAAGCCGATTTTACCGGCTGGGTACAAGAACGCGGACTCTACTTCCCCAATCAATGGGCGCCAAAGTTTGTCCCTATCTTAGGGATGCATGACAAAGACGAACCCCAAACCAAAGGGTCGCTTTTGGTTGCAGAATACGGTAAAGGCTATTACATTTATACCGGTCTTAGCTTCTTTAGAGAGTTACCTGCCGGCGTGCCCGGTGCGTATCGATTGTTTGCTAATATTTTATCTTTAGGTAATTAA
- a CDS encoding Rossmann-like and DUF2520 domain-containing protein, with translation MLNVIILGYGNIGVNITNALHTCDTVTVNQIVNRNTINPNYTIDSIPTTTNLSEIQEADVYIIAVPDDAIEDFSALLPFNDKLVVHTSGSVSMQTLDGKNKKGVFYPLQTFTKNKLADFTNIPICIEAEDSTDLNTLQTLAGAISNSVTVISSEKRKTVHLAAVFVNNFVNHLYTISEAIMQEQNLDFDLLKPLIAETAEKIQHLAPGDVQTGPAKRNDLKTIENHLHLLKDSPYKKVYEHMTEAIKKHYL, from the coding sequence ATGCTTAACGTTATTATTTTAGGATATGGAAACATAGGTGTTAATATAACCAACGCTTTACATACTTGTGACACCGTAACTGTTAATCAAATAGTTAACAGAAATACCATAAACCCCAACTATACTATAGACTCTATCCCTACTACAACCAACCTTTCTGAAATTCAAGAGGCAGATGTATACATCATTGCGGTGCCAGATGATGCCATTGAAGATTTTTCGGCTTTGCTTCCTTTTAATGATAAACTTGTAGTGCATACATCGGGAAGCGTCTCGATGCAAACGCTTGACGGAAAAAACAAAAAAGGCGTGTTTTATCCTTTGCAAACCTTTACCAAAAACAAGTTGGCAGATTTTACAAACATTCCTATTTGTATTGAAGCTGAAGACTCTACCGATTTAAATACGCTTCAAACACTAGCCGGAGCTATTTCAAATTCGGTTACGGTCATTTCTTCCGAAAAACGAAAAACAGTACACTTGGCTGCTGTTTTTGTAAACAACTTTGTGAATCACTTATACACCATTTCTGAAGCTATTATGCAAGAACAAAATCTTGACTTTGACCTATTAAAGCCGTTAATTGCTGAAACGGCAGAAAAAATACAACACCTAGCGCCCGGCGATGTACAAACCGGTCCTGCCAAACGCAATGACTTAAAAACTATAGAAAATCATTTACATTTGCTGAAAGATAGTCCGTATAAAAAAGTGTATGAGCACATGACAGAGGCTATCAAGAAGCACTATTTATAA
- a CDS encoding Maf family nucleotide pyrophosphatase — MLKQKLKNHHIILASGSPRRQKFFQELDIPFTIDVRKVNEVYPQALKKAEITDYLSQLKAAEFDALSGNDILITSDTIVWKENSPMEKPRDAQHAKQMIKSLSGNVHEVITSVCFTGASFQQTVNETTKVWFATLTDDEVNYYVDTFQPFDKAGAYGIQEWIGYIGVEKIEGSFFNVMGLPTRLVYKTLLQIAEKAN; from the coding sequence ATGCTTAAACAAAAACTTAAAAACCACCATATCATCTTAGCTTCGGGATCACCCAGGCGGCAAAAATTCTTTCAAGAGCTTGACATTCCTTTTACTATTGATGTTCGTAAAGTCAATGAAGTATATCCTCAAGCATTAAAAAAAGCTGAAATAACCGACTACCTGTCTCAATTAAAAGCTGCTGAGTTTGATGCTTTATCCGGCAACGATATTCTTATAACCAGTGATACCATTGTCTGGAAAGAAAACAGCCCTATGGAAAAGCCTAGGGATGCTCAACACGCCAAACAGATGATTAAAAGCCTAAGCGGCAACGTTCATGAGGTAATCACATCGGTTTGTTTTACGGGTGCCTCCTTTCAACAAACGGTTAATGAAACTACCAAAGTTTGGTTTGCAACCTTGACAGATGATGAAGTAAACTATTACGTTGATACCTTTCAACCTTTTGATAAAGCCGGTGCGTATGGTATACAAGAATGGATTGGGTATATAGGCGTTGAAAAAATAGAAGGTTCCTTTTTTAATGTGATGGGATTACCCACCCGTCTTGTTTATAAAACGCTGTTACAAATAGCTGAAAAAGCGAATTAA
- a CDS encoding septum formation inhibitor Maf: MKAPSYTTLCSILWVVSSMLMMFSCNDSEHSLIPASDTSIQDSVKQQRQLPEDFKSYWYSGKAEITSFKLMQERYGELREGTATTIFVTEDFLPDAQVKANTQSGDNTSVLKLNSVKKFTTGIYPYSIMTSTFNPIQAQQHPLKITHSVQEWCGQSYMQLNNREAFKIQSHSYFEGEADQSLSLSKTWLEDELWNRIRINPEELPTGAIQLIPSFEYIRLRHTKIKAYPATVNLKQGDSLSMYSVMYPELERELIIYFKSTFPYEIEKWSVTNGTHPNDSTRLKTTAEKMKRIRIDYWNKNKTVDERLRDSLQLN, from the coding sequence ATGAAAGCTCCTTCATACACTACGCTGTGTTCGATTCTATGGGTGGTAAGTAGCATGCTTATGATGTTTTCTTGTAACGATTCTGAACACAGTTTAATTCCTGCTAGTGATACTTCAATACAAGATAGCGTAAAGCAACAACGCCAATTACCTGAAGATTTTAAAAGCTATTGGTATTCCGGTAAAGCCGAAATAACCTCCTTCAAGCTCATGCAAGAACGATATGGCGAACTACGTGAAGGTACGGCTACGACTATTTTTGTAACCGAAGACTTCCTGCCCGATGCGCAAGTAAAGGCCAATACCCAATCTGGCGATAATACATCTGTTTTAAAATTGAATAGCGTTAAAAAATTTACTACCGGAATATACCCTTACTCGATTATGACGAGTACCTTTAATCCCATTCAAGCACAGCAACATCCTTTAAAGATTACGCACTCGGTGCAAGAATGGTGCGGACAATCATATATGCAGTTAAACAACCGAGAAGCGTTTAAGATACAATCGCATTCCTATTTTGAAGGCGAAGCAGATCAAAGCCTATCCCTTTCTAAAACGTGGCTGGAAGACGAACTGTGGAACCGCATTCGTATCAACCCTGAAGAATTACCTACCGGAGCCATTCAACTCATCCCTTCATTTGAATACATACGCCTGCGCCATACCAAAATTAAAGCATACCCGGCAACGGTAAATTTAAAACAAGGTGATTCGCTGTCTATGTATTCTGTGATGTATCCAGAACTAGAACGTGAACTAATTATTTACTTTAAGAGCACCTTTCCATACGAAATTGAAAAATGGTCTGTTACCAACGGTACCCATCCCAATGATAGTACACGCTTAAAAACCACCGCAGAAAAAATGAAACGCATTCGTATTGATTATTGGAATAAAAACAAAACCGTTGACGAACGCCTACGTGACAGCTTACAACTTAATTAA
- a CDS encoding group III truncated hemoglobin: MSKTDITNRDDVYQLVTEFYALVRKDDLLGPIFNGIITDWEGHFEKLTDFWESNLFFQKKYKGNPLVKHVEVDKKQERPINEMHFGVWLNLWFQTIDRLFEGDRAQLAKNRARNMGTFIHLKIFEARTKAEN, encoded by the coding sequence ATGTCAAAAACCGATATTACCAATAGAGACGATGTGTATCAACTAGTAACCGAGTTTTATGCATTGGTTAGAAAAGATGATTTGTTAGGGCCTATTTTTAATGGTATCATAACCGATTGGGAAGGTCATTTTGAAAAACTGACAGACTTTTGGGAGAGCAATTTGTTTTTTCAGAAAAAATATAAAGGAAATCCATTAGTAAAACACGTTGAAGTAGATAAAAAACAAGAGCGTCCCATCAATGAAATGCACTTTGGGGTTTGGTTAAACCTTTGGTTTCAAACCATTGATAGATTATTTGAAGGCGATAGGGCGCAGCTAGCTAAAAACAGAGCTCGGAATATGGGAACTTTTATCCATTTAAAAATTTTTGAGGCAAGAACGAAGGCTGAAAATTAA
- a CDS encoding HAD family hydrolase → MEKSYKEYLQHITTFIFDVDGVLTDGSISITTEGEMYRTMHTKDGFALKTALNKGFNVCIISGGTNEGVRARLRGLGITDIYLGAHHKTDTMDEYLDVYDIKHENVLYMGDDIPDLYVMQQIGLPCCPQDAVPEIKAISKYVSHKKGGKGCVRDVIEQVLKVQGKWINDENTSAKYD, encoded by the coding sequence ATGGAAAAAAGCTATAAAGAATACTTACAACACATTACCACGTTTATTTTTGACGTAGATGGCGTCCTTACCGATGGCTCTATAAGCATTACCACCGAAGGAGAAATGTACCGCACCATGCACACCAAAGATGGTTTTGCTTTAAAAACAGCATTAAACAAAGGATTTAATGTATGCATTATAAGCGGCGGCACCAATGAAGGTGTACGGGCTCGTTTACGAGGATTGGGTATAACCGATATCTACCTGGGTGCGCACCATAAAACCGATACTATGGATGAATACTTGGATGTGTATGATATAAAACACGAAAATGTATTGTACATGGGTGATGATATTCCAGATTTGTATGTGATGCAACAAATAGGATTACCGTGTTGTCCGCAGGATGCCGTACCAGAAATTAAAGCTATTTCAAAATATGTATCTCATAAAAAGGGTGGAAAAGGATGCGTACGTGATGTTATAGAACAGGTTTTAAAAGTGCAAGGCAAATGGATTAATGATGAAAATACCAGTGCTAAATATGATTAA